A region of the Culex quinquefasciatus strain JHB chromosome 1, VPISU_Cqui_1.0_pri_paternal, whole genome shotgun sequence genome:
acgattgaaatttttcgaccgatttctgtgtttctacgcataattgtcccgtgggttcctattcgccccagttagcagtttatcgcccttatttgtgattctcttgctatacaacaggtaaacaagacataatgcttagtaaaactaatgattctgtgtaagaaaatacttggtgggacaattatgcgtagaatttTAACgttgggacaaacagacttggtgttgtttttaatgagtttccgaacaaagtaccagattttatgtgtttttcttaaagtacacatcaaactaaacttaaaaatgtcataaagtcaaaatcgtccaaaactgacatgggacaattatgcgtagaacggcagtttagcATGTTTaagttaattcaaaaatcttttgaattttagtgaatttttatgaaaaaatcagcaaaaagttGGGATTTCAAAAATGGGATTTTAATGTGTGATATTCGCACGACTAACGAAAATAAAACACAgattttggttgtttttcaatagttgctTGTATATTTTTGAGAGAGGTTTTTTCATCAAAGGTGGAAAAAATTAATGATATTCCTGCTTCTCGCGTCACATCTCACATTCCGCGCGCGTTTCACGTTTTACATtctgcccattttttttttatttctttgtatTTCATctaattgtgttttttgttttatcttttgCGGTTGCCTTAGTAAATTGAGTTTAGCTTATTATCAATTTTCTTTCGTCACGATTTTCTTGCTGCATtaattttaattgtgtttttttctctcttttttttgtttgaatttatttcgTTCATTTTCACGATTTTATTTTAAGAAGTTACTCTTACTTAAGAAGGAGcggttgttttttgttttactttttacaaaatgaaaaaaaaactatactttAAACGCACATTCGCACTCGTGTCTGCCGATTCGCGACAGAACCCAAACTCTTGCCTCAAACTCTTcctctctctttctttctcttaTTTTTAGCTTGTTGTTTGTGATTTTCCTCGtcactactttttttttcactttacttCAATTACTTTTCACTATTACGTTTCATGTTTGTCTCACAGAGCATCATCATCAATAGTTTAGATTTACACGATCATTAtttgttaaatagtttttttttctggaggcGTCGTCCCGGTTCCGGCGACGATCGCCTCACGTCctaaaattaagataaaatcgaaaataaaaacgaaaacgatttcaatctttcttttttttcagagtTGTTTAGAGTTTTGTTTGCttacggtgtgtgtgtgttttgtattTATTACATGCAATTGTTTACTTTCGTTACTTTCATGCTTCGCTATTGTTTTATTCTGTTTTAGTCAGAAGTTTTTTCTTGTGTTTACGAGTTAATTGAGCAGTGCTTCCATCGTGTATGGATGTGGTGGCGGCTGCGGCGGTTCGGGTCAGTCTAGGATTACAACCTGTAGATCACTGTTGGCTTTATTGCTACTGCTAGTGTTGTTTGTGCTGCCGTTATTGTTACTGCTGCTGCCGATGCTGTTGTGGGTCGCCGCCAGCGGGTGAATGCCGGCCAGGCCAGCCAGGTTCGTTGCTGCCGTCGAGTTGAGATTGAGATTAAGATTAGCGGCGGCGGCAGAATGAGTTAGCGGTGGAAGCGTCGACGTGGGTGGCGCGGAAGGTTGCTGTTGCTGGCCGAGACCGGCCACGGCAGCGGCGGCCGCCGCAAACGAGTTCGTGACGATCGGGGGCAGCAGGGTGGCGATGATGGCCGCGTACTTGGGGTGCAGATGGCGCCACGGTTTCCGCGCCGACCGTCGCAACTCGGTGATGGGGACCTTGCGGCgggtttttctgaaaatttataggcaattatTAGCACTTTGTTGAAATTCCGAGCCATATGTAACCTCGTTCCGACTCATAAACGATAGATCGTTATATATATTCTAGGTTTAGTTTTCGTCATTATGGTTATGCCCTTGATGACATTACCATACCcagcaaattttggattgccatttcagtaaaataaataactgaatgCGATTTAGTAGTGATGCTGAAATTCGGCAATGAACAAACCATTGCTGAAAATAAGGAactgcatatctgtcaaactgGAATGTCACTTAtgacttctggagtttttttttaaaaggaccaataaaccaaattttctgtttttgctttttgggtgtttttcaatacccctgactaaaggcggtttcaaaaacacccaaaaagcaaaaactggaaatttggtttattggtccttttcgttttcgttttcgttttcgttttacggagcaaggtgggggacgcggcctcaagtcagtccaagtccggtttcttgtggaaaaaagggtagtggccgaactagtattgcataccaaatgaacaccaccggaagatatagggatCGGGagggaggtgaaagaaaattagtgttgatgtgagtagtaagaacttggatgatttgagcagttacggtaatctaagtttaacaatgaataaagaaaatctgaaattgtgattcaaagtaagaaggcccggaataaattaaattattagttaattaaataagaaaatgtaactaatcggagatctaTGCAAAAGAAACCTctgatgtattccaaatttaaaggaaattaaaaatactagagaaaaaaagatgaaaactaactgccgacctgtcacgtccgtcaatagtcttgtcgtacattacaactagaaacagatctgccaatgaaatgttacacttcgttcaaatccactaatcatttaagtccaattattcatctacggaaaactatctaactttaatcaacaacctaaactaaactgtctgaaagtaaatttaatctcaaatccccgaatgttttattaaaaCGCCAAATATGGTAaaggatcttgtttttaaaccagtcttgccgcttccaaaaaccaataaacataaatgaacagtttataagttgaacactagtaattaagacgactatttcatgccattcatttcattagggcatagagctttgcaaacaagagtgcatctctattataccttatgtaaactgtcattcgagtgaaggagacacactcctgttcacaaaacccatgcgcccttttgaaatgttaggctccatttgatcgtcaaggctccagtagaccctcgattcgcaacaatggtcgatacaaccataatccgaaaaccgttagttcaacagattaacgaattttgtccgatatcatcgcactattgattgaccgagactctatggaaattttgacatatcaaaatgctacgtaataatatttttttaaataaatttcaaaatctattctatcctacaatgcctagaagaggcctctgtttctgttgtgagtaagcgctggtttcagagttcattttcaatttaaaaggggtgggagacgactaatttgcttcatgaactcctactcggccttgggaccacctcttaagacactgatggctcctagctaggaattaaacctagacacagcgtcgaggcccgcttcgcatggcaaaaatgttggctggggggaagtgatattatcacgaaattttattttaaagccaacattgctaacggcgtcgaggtccctactcatgcccaaggaatttggtttattggtccttttcaaaaaaaaaaactccagacttatTGTTTGGGTGCTGGCGAGAGAGAATCCTGTTACAAATCAGTTGTGATCTTtagaaaaaaaggaaagaaaaatgttaataacaAATGCCTTGATGCTAACCAcctgttttttcatgtttagagtataatataataataataataataataataataataataataataataataataataataataataatagtaataataataataataaataaatgtataaataaaattacttgaaacattttaatggcaagcaaaatcaaattttgctaactgaaataccagcaacgattgctgaatcttaagcaaatgatctgtcaaactgacacaagaaaataactaaattttcagcaaaataatttgacgtttcttttgctgaaattttagttgttttgacaaccagtttactgaaatttcagtaaactatcTGTCAAAGTGAGAATTCtgtaaaatctaaattactgtatcgtttactgaaatttcactaGATTAATATTCAGTAAAACTTTACGgaatttcagcgaaaaaaaatgtgtgttgtTTGGATTAAAaacaagatttgaaaaaaaaattattacaattgAAGCCGAGAATTTCAAGCCAAAATCGCGCTTCCCAAACACGGATGTGAACCTAGAAAACAagtgattttacatcgaaactaATGTTTTCGAACATTAcatagtttaaatttaaattttcaattgagtTATAAATTTCTGTCCAGCTTTTTGGTCTCAAATCGAAACATTTTGAGTGACTTGGAGTTGACTTGATATTTCTGGgacaacacgagaaaagggctgataagcattttgactgcTGAAACATACAAGACaacaagtaactttttcacaaaactcgaagtgTTAAACAACAGCTGTCCTTCCCAGCTACCTTCTAACGCTGcaggttttgttaaatagttacctgtTGTCTCAGAATTGGCGaaatctgtcaaaatgcttatgcacccttttcaaatgttgctccagatttacaAAACTGACATACTTTATGTTGGGTTGAACATAGTAATCCTTGATAAATGTAGAAACGGTAGCTCGGTTAGGCCTGGGCGTTTTGGATGAAATGATGCTCGAGAAACGTATCGAGAATGAAACTCGATTTCGGAATGGAGGAGAAAATTCTCAAAGAGATCATTAAATAAAGAGGAGTTTTGAACAAAGTcgaatgatagatccggacaaccgTTTCTATCAAATTATCTTAGATCCagtctccaaaaagtgcataaataacacttaagtgcttataacgtttaatagggttgtcagattttgaatatttttggctCGTTGgaattttaataacatttctaaaaatgtgtaatatgaCGGGTTTTCTTTACAGTCTTCCGGACATAAGCTAAAttcgttttatttttgcataactttcaAAGTACTTAACCAAACTTTATGAtattcaatagcgacttatatGCCCCCAAGGCGGATCAAAGATGGGGCCAGGAAattcataatttcatttttcgagtgacttTATAGCAGGCCtgtccaacgtccggcccgcgggccggatccggcccgtgaagccatttcatccggcccgcgacggcttttcaaaatagttcgaTGACCGGCCCTAAAGGCTGTTCATAAATTGTaaatgacacattctccggcaatgtacaccttgggatgaatttttgaaaagcgtgtatgagctatttggatatttttcctcgattctagactacttgaagcttcaaaaatcatggtttacattaattgatcatttgaatatcattttgtacaagttggtaaagttttgcatcaattcgtgataaaatcatcgatttaaaacatttttctaaaaactcctggttttcagcgaaataaaatccaaaaattattcttttgattgcattttgtaggtttttagatgtacttaacggaaatgtcatggatttgcagtttatcttaagttaagtattttttcgaactagtgtaagtttaccattttattgcgttgcaacgtcacgaaaaagggacagttgtttatgccaacagaaaactaaacatccaatcattttgatattttgaatgctctttgtacttggaaagagctttcaaatgcaacctagagcgactaaattggttgtctagatccaaagttacaacaggtttaagtttgcgttgcaacgtcacgaaattttaaatcatattagtcacatggcaaaaaggtgtatgcgtaggtggtttttgaaaataaaaggatactaaatattatatatttttatataatgtttccgagcatatttacagaagaattgtacatgggtcattcacaaattccgttacttaagtttgtatgcaactcgaataaaagtaggtattttatgaaacttgttgaacaaatcaaaatagaccgataGACCAGgggtaaaaattctaaaactttcttaaaagtaatcacgtggtaactgaatggcccctttatgataaactgatttacgtgagggttcattctaatacaacgcaacgatttttttttatcccacacccttaCGTAGgccaaattacattaaaattcactaaacaataaaaatcacgtgattcgattgttttttttacaaacttttgtcactttattgttggacgaacccttacctaaataagttgtatgcatcgtttagttgttcgcaattaaatatgttatgttgcgcaggcaaacagttttattatttcctcaaattatatttaaaaagcacaaaagtcaacaaaataagttacgttgtttgcagatcaccccttaggggccatcaacacacgatatgggcactttattcataaatttcagccctcctgaaaacttgaagctccccCTTCCattctaaaacttccacgtgttttgtaaattgctcaaaaccataaaaatattaagggagcgttcttgcattacgtaacaaaacatttatatttttagaccccctccacccTCTAGGAAATCTAGGAAAAATGTATAAATcttggacccccccccccttgatattaccccgttacgtaatgcatggacgtcccattacatggatagaggagaggagagggggggggggggtccttcgtgataatggaataatacaaatatttatttttactttgaaacgcATTGTAAAACTGTGTAAATCGTACTGCTACTGTGAAAGCGGTATAGggggaggaggggagggggtctTACATGGGCGGGCCAgtcaattcacatgtccttgtactgtgtattaatgtcttataataaaatcttaacctaaagttgttcaaactaacaaaaactatgaattattttgaaactaaaatttcgtgacgttgcaacgcaacgaaaacccctgttttcaaaaacaaagcgttgcaacgtcacgaaatgtaagtggtcttgaaaaatcgaggtttgattttttcgtaaaactaatgattgcattcgatttgttggtaaattttacattaaaaatggaaGGAGAACCTCAtaatttgccgtttaacagagcagagttaatggcaaaacataaattgggtcaggattgagaaaaagtcacgcgttgcaacgtcacgctacatattcccctctcaaaaatagaatatttacctaaaataatgtttcaacactgcttcttataggaaatttaatgccctttccgaatctgtaataacatataaaccttttttatgtattttttgagttacagccgaaatactaaaaaaagaaaagtcaaagcgttgcaacgtcacggcggaatgtgtcaaataaatttagtgtaaaaatttaaaagataatcttgagatcaaattttctgatattaTAACGAAAcattaatttgtttaatttatgcttttgacataaaatgttgctaattcaacgttttgtttggattttgcctttgtatttttttaatttcttaaagttttggctgtttttaattctaaatgaatagttacatttttgaagattttgattgaaattgatttttcataaatgagtaagcaaaaataatgtatttttttagaacatctttttaatgataaagtttgctgaaaaaaagcttcaaaaaatcaaattaatcatatcgaaaataaagatcgctgtacatatttttgaaatatttaaaaatctttcaacatgagtcaagaaatcagacagcattttttttcatttacttcaataattctaagaaaatttaagaatgacgaaattaaaactaggggaaatatacccattttaatcacactaagccgttcgaccaattctcatcacttttgccgttttctgcttttaaatcaacattttcagatgtttcaacaatggagagttgcttgctcacttttatttgagctgtttattactttggaacagtcaaaaacactttatataagctgtaattcatgatcaaagtgctgatagaccgataatagaaataggctgagaaagggtatagttcccctatcagatatttatttttctccactttttcattttggaatgttttgtaaaatatttgaataaaggtgcacaacaacgcaaaaaaatgttttttcagagaccggcccgtggcttaatggctacggctcccgcctcataagcggaaggttccgggttcgattcccgaccggtctccttgaaataattcgactataattgaactttgaatatgaacaaaaaaaacgtatggaatcaggtgggattcgaactcacacctttggattgtaaGTCAGATGCTCTAACCACTCGAccaccgaggggttgacaccccttgagtgaattaatccgtagtggtgaaataatgtcacaaggtcatttactatataatacaacaatcccttccccaacgattcccctacacacgctacacaccatattctataaataactcgaagtggttggtacggtatgtcctcacttcttcttcttcccctgatgattccatgaaatgtgggttccgttcaaagaatctgtctcttgcggttaatgcaacgcagtaggccgggccgctttagtgagtgtaatacatttcgggggttctcgaaagtactgcaataattaataatgacaagaaagaacttgagccGTAATCTAACcaataagttcttcccggatgctttcttcggactggctgcgcttgtgttcgattagattagattagacaacgcaaaaaatgttttttcgtagAAAAGATTTGCCTtttctcagtaaggtgaggaaggctaCAAGTATAACAAAGTGAAAACATTTTGGTTTGTTGAGTGCCTCAACTCAAcagttttttcttttgtttgctaaaaaaggaaaatgaaaataagaattgaaacttgtgtgataaaaaaatgcttacattaaattaaattaatttattcattGACTGCCACGACAATATTTTAGGGCCGTAGATAGCGTCAAAAATGCTGGCATAAATAgtcaattttaatgaaaaatgtatcacaaattgtaaaaaaaaatccgacagatagTCGGCTAGAAATGATACCaagtaatttttaaagaaaatagcaAGGTATATTTTTAGTATGTATTCTGTATCTTCTCACCTGCTCGCTTCCGTCGACCGATAGTACACATCGTCTGGAGCATCCATCCAACTAATGACCTGCTTCCGCCCGGAGCTGGTCCGCGCCATTTGTGCAATTTTTGGTTTACCGTTCATCTGTTGTAAATAAaaagaaagaaataaaaaaaaacaccagcaaTTAAAATCTCTGCCCTACGTGGCCGCACACCAACTTACATGATGCCTCGGGAGTGGTTGGCCAGCGGCCTGCGCGGCCGCCATCATGGCCGCGTACTGTTCGGGCGTGGGCCGGTGCGACGGCATCGGGTCCTTGTTGGGCCGTTTCGAGGGGGGTGGGGCCGCGGGACCTGAACGGAGAACAATAATGTTTAGTTTATTGAAGCTCGTTTTGGGGAACTTGTTACGAACCGTCGATTCCGTTGGCATCCTCGTAATTCCGCCGCTTGAGTGATGCAGGTGAGGTGTTGGTGCCGCCGGTGCCACTGTTGCTGCCCACCAAgatggtggcggcggcggcattCGGAGTGGTTCGTCCACCACCGGGCGTTACGCCCGCGGTGCTTCCCAGCGTCGGAATGCCACCTCCGATGCCACCGAGCGAGCCAGCGTTGAGGGCGTTCATCACGGTTGGGGCTGCCGTCGTTGCGGCGGTCGGTCCAACGGTGAGTGAGTTCGGGGTTACACTTTCGGAACCAGCGCCGGTTGGGGTTAGCCCTCCGAGATTCGGCACCACCGGCGGCGGGTTGAGCGGGATTTTTTCAGCCTCGGGTTTATTTGGTATCCGTTCGTATATCAAGCTGCCGTCCGGCGCCTTCGGTGGCTTCGGAAACGCTACCACATCCGGCTTTGGCATCTTGTCCTTCGGTGTCAGTATGAGCCACTCGTTGGAGGTGGCACCCGGGTTGCCCAGACGATTCGCGATCTGCGTTACGCTGCCCCGGTCTCGTTTCTTGTACGTCAACAACAGCCGGATGTCCGCTATACTTTTGCCGGCTTCCGCGAGGGCAACTAAGGGGAAAGTAAAACAGAAAATGTTAGATCCCGTCGAGAGAAGGGTTACCAAGACCACTTACATTCCTGCTTGACGGCGGCGATGTTGATCGCGTAGGACGGCTGGCGGGCGGCCTTTTTAGAGCGGATGATCTGCCGACACAATCGCCTCGATAACCGCGTCGTGAGCGTCGTGTGCAGATAGAACGCCGTCCGCGTCTTCATGATCGGTCGCGGCGACCCAGACCGAATCTGGATGCCGTGGGCTTGCGCGTAGTGCCGCGCCAGGTGAGCCTTCAGCTTGAACTCCTTGCCGCAGTTGACGATGGAACACTTGAAGGAAGGACTGCAACGAAACTCAAACTACAACCTCGAACCTACCCCAACATCACAAGCAACAAACCTGTGCGGCCGGTGATTGCTGATCCCGCCTAAACTCCCGATCGGCCCACTGCTGGACACAATCGTCAGATCGTCGTCGATATCACTGCCGGAACCCGATCCCGTCACACCTGCTCCGCCACCACTTCGTTGCTTTTTCAGTGACACGGGTGTCGTTCCGCCGCCGCCTCCGCCACCGGGTGTCCCCGTCCCCGTCGTCGGCGTTgtcgccgccgtcgtcgttgaGTCAATATCACCACTATCCGCTAACCGCGATGCTACTTTAAGGCCTCCGTAACGCTTCCAATAGTTCCAGCAGGACTGGCACAGCCGGCAGTTCATGTGCGAGGGGCCCCACGAGTACCACTGCGGGAGGAGATGAAAAATAAAGAAGGAAACCAGAGGATTAGTAATTAACGCTCGCAGCTGAAACACCCTTCACGGTGAAACAGGACTCAAATCGATGTCGTCGTGCTCTCTTGTCGCTCGAAGTCTGTTTAGACGGGGTTTGGTTGTAGAGGGTttaaagcagcccagttaccgaaaatCGAAAGTACCAATAACGAGataataggtctattcccgtactggcagaattgcagaatttttgcagcttctgcagaattctgcagccagcataagtcacttttttgcagcacgttcccgtacttttcagcacgctctcttcatctctctcttttgcagaagttctgcaaggagagaagcggcaaaacttttgcctgggtagcgcgttccagtactttttctgcaatattgtacacagttgagtggatttaatCAAACtgggtattaaagtttttttatttattacaaatattaaaaaaaggatgacaaaaaagtaattgaaagaagtttaccTCTAGAACGGGGACATTATTGTTTTATGCAgcacaatattttatttaaaaaatcaaggatttattatttattgagtttttagAAATCAATTATGATAAGGTATGATTTTTATATTAAGTAGACAATTTTACTAATAAGAGTGCAAGGTACGTTTcataaatatgattaaaaaacaaacaaaggttttataTAGAAGGGACCATAAATACATATGTTAATAGCAGAATCTTGCAAACGATTATTCgggataacataaataaattatgactgGATGTCACATGAAAGAACAATTGTGATgcagcaaaattgacaaattaaaacaaaataatcacaaactcaaaaaaattaaacctattTATAAAGAAATGTGAAAATTAGGAAatccataattaaaaataaaaatatttcaaattgagaaactttaaaaaaaattaaatcagatatttgagaaatttaaaaatgcaaataattttaTAGACATCACACCGTCTTTCCATACTGAATTTATTAACTAAACGGGACAAACACAGAACACCCAGGGGAgatgggcgggaatcgaacccgggcccCTTAGCACACATGATGGAtcagcagccgaagccgctaaccaccgcgccacggggtcctatatcagaaaaaaataataaatcacaaattcaaagcttacgaaattgaaataattcaaaactaattgtttcaaaatgtttcaaataaaaaaaaaataaaaaaaaaacaacataaaaaaaaacaacataaaaaaaaacaaaataaaaaaaaataaagttgaaaaaatcgaaacaaaaaaaactttggatatTTATGAGttcaaaacaccaaaaattcaaacgctacagtaaaaaaaaataataatatagaaaattaaagaaattaaagttcaaaaataagtaaaattcaaaaaaataaatcaaaaattttaaaactcaagtataaataaaatagaaacagtcaaaatttgcaatctcTAAATCCActaaatttgagtttctaacctaaaatatgactccaaaaaatgtgtattttttatgattcaagatgACGAAGAAATTAAATGTTcttgaattcaagaattcaagaatttaagaatttaagaatttaagaatttaagattttaagaattcaagaatttaagaatgtaaaaattgaaaattttgagaatttaagaatttaagaatttaagaatttaagaatttaagaatttaagaatttaagaatttaagaatttacgaatttaagaatttaagaatttaagaatttaagaatttaagaattaagaatttcagagtttcgtcaaaattacataatttttttggtTTATATAAGAATACAAGTTGGTAGCACCGTTAAAGGTACAATTCATTTTTTGCCAATTAAGTTTAcctattattttaaaacacataTTTAGTATATTCCGAgatatattcaaaaacaattgaAGACCAAAGATTAttcctaaacaaatatttatttgaaattattaaactcaaaagatatgtgtcttttaaaagtttttttaaaaacaatttgttttaatagtatttttttttgttgggttacTAGCCGTTCCtaagttattaatttttagaaaaaaaatcgttctcaataaaaccagacataaaaaaaactaccctaaaatcatttattattacaactaataataaaatgcttgatttcacccaacttgcaaattttatgtaagcgtgtactcaacatccatcacaccaaattgcagtaacttttcaacaagaaagagaagagagagcttgcagaaaagtacgggaacggttttgctgcaacttctacctctttcactgcagaagttctgcctgagagaaaagttacttttgttgctcTGCTGCCACTTTTGTGCataattgcagaattctgcagtacggaaATAGACCTAATATCTTCAGCATTTTCTTCATCTGC
Encoded here:
- the LOC6037413 gene encoding metastasis-associated protein MTA1, with product MTTNMYRVGDYVYVETSSTTPFQIRRIEELNKTPSGNVEAKMMCFYRRRDLPTPLVQLADKHQMATSEDSPVAMKLKKMWLKTPVGEEQAAQAVLDPALVALEEERNSPNTTGGGGAGGGGAGEKGGGGGGNDRSGEQLNPKQRHQMKHRELFLSRQVETLPATQIRAKCSVTLLNEEESLLSYLNKDDTFFYCLVFDPTQKTLLADKGEIRVGSRYQTDLQPMVKDGEKYDRNLEDMETLVWNPTHTLTDKKIDQFLVVSRSVGTFARALDCTSSVKQPSLHMSAAAASRDITLFHAMDTLHKHGYSIEDAMCSLVPSSGPVLCRDEMEEWSASEANLFEDALEKYGKDFNDIRNDFLPWKTLKSIVEYYYMWKTTDRYVQQKRVKAVEAESKLKQVYIPNYTKPSPALITNNSTTNNNSTGKNNILNGNSNGSGVGAEVLTISSGKPCESCSTLASQQWYSWGPSHMNCRLCQSCWNYWKRYGGLKVASRLADSGDIDSTTTAATTPTTGTGTPGGGGGGGTTPVSLKKQRSGGGAGVTGSGSGSDIDDDLTIVSSSGPIGSLGGISNHRPHSPSFKCSIVNCGKEFKLKAHLARHYAQAHGIQIRSGSPRPIMKTRTAFYLHTTLTTRLSRRLCRQIIRSKKAARQPSYAINIAAVKQEFALAEAGKSIADIRLLLTYKKRDRGSVTQIANRLGNPGATSNEWLILTPKDKMPKPDVVAFPKPPKAPDGSLIYERIPNKPEAEKIPLNPPPVVPNLGGLTPTGAGSESVTPNSLTVGPTAATTAAPTVMNALNAGSLGGIGGGIPTLGSTAGVTPGGGRTTPNAAAATILVGSNSGTGGTNTSPASLKRRNYEDANGIDGPAAPPPSKRPNKDPMPSHRPTPEQYAAMMAAAQAAGQPLPRHHMNGKPKIAQMARTSSGRKQVISWMDAPDDVYYRSTEASRKTRRKVPITELRRSARKPWRHLHPKYAAIIATLLPPIVTNSFAAAAAAVAGLGQQQQPSAPPTSTLPPLTHSAAAANLNLNLNSTAATNLAGLAGIHPLAATHNSIGSSSNNNGSTNNTSSSNKANSDLQVVILD